One stretch of Zingiber officinale cultivar Zhangliang chromosome 6B, Zo_v1.1, whole genome shotgun sequence DNA includes these proteins:
- the LOC121993112 gene encoding uncharacterized protein At1g32220, chloroplastic-like has protein sequence MTSVASRYGRSSETEPLKAEEAGRETSRSTAKILVLGGNGFVGSHVCKEALAQGLSVSSLSRSGKPSTRESWAEKVEWHKGNLLEPESLRDAMSDATAVVSCVGGFGSPSHMRTLNGTANVNAVQVASEQGVQRFAYVSAASFGVIDYFLQGYYDGQRVTEAAISSRFPNGGVILRPGYIYGKSESIIFAPFEKVLQYAEPLRRIPLIGPVFSPPVSVFKVAKVIVKGVTDPTFSPGVVDLYSIIRLGKEL, from the exons ATGACCTCCGTCGCGTCGCG ATACGGAAGATCATCGGAGACTGAGCCTCTTAAAGCTGAGGAAGCAGGAAGAGAAACGTCTAGATCAACAGCAAAG ATACTTGTACTGGGTGGCAATGGATTCGTGGGATCACATGTTTGCAAAGAGGCATTGGCTCAAGGGCTTTCTGTTTCTAGTCTCAGCAG GTCAGGCAAACCATCAACACGTGAATCTTGGGCTGAGAAAGTTGAGTGGCACAAAG GGAATCTTCTGGAGCCTGAATCTTTGAGGGATGCTATGAGTGATGCAACTGCAGTG GTATCTTGTGTCGGAGGCTTTGGATCCCCTTCCCATATGCGCACACTTAATGGGACTGCAAACGTTAATGCTGTACAAGTTGCTTCTGAGCAAG GTGTACAAAGATTTGCATATGTATCCGCAGCTTCTTTTGGTGTCATAGATTACTTTCTTCAAGGATATTATGATGGACAG AGAGTGACTGAAGCAGCAATATCATCCAGGTTCCCAAATGGAG GTGTAATTCTCAGACCAGGTTACATATACGGTAAATCGGAATCAATAATCTTTGCACCTTTTGAGAAG GTTCTCCAGTACGCAGAACCACTTCGACGCATCCCACTTATAGGTCCTGTCTTCTCGCCTCCAGTTAGTGTGTTCAAAGTCGCAAAGGTTATTGTGAAAGGTGTAACCGATCCAACATTTTCTCCTGGCGTAGTCGATCTATACAGCATTATTCGTCTGGGCAAAGAACTGTGA
- the LOC121991234 gene encoding tubulin beta chain-like yields the protein MREILHMQGGQCGNQIGAKFWEVICDEHGIDGTGKYTGDSDLQLERINVYYNEASGGRYVPRAVLMDLEPGTMDSVQSGSFGQVFRPDNFVFGQSGAGNNWAKGHYTEGAELIDSVLDVVRKEAENCDCLQGMTFLVQNRL from the coding sequence ATGAGAGAGATCCTTCACATGCAGGGTGGGCAGTGCGGGAACCAGATCGGGGCCAAGTTTTGGGAGGTAATCTGCGACGAGCACGGCATCGACGGCACTGGGAAGTACACCGGCGATTCGGACCTCCAGCTTGAGAGGATCAACGTCTATTACAATGAGGCCAGCGGTGGGCGCTACGTCCCTCGCGCGGTGCTCATGGATCTTGAACCTGGAACTATGGATTCCGTCCAATCTGGGTCCTTTGGCCAGGTTTTTAGACCGGATAACTTCGTCTTCGGCCAGTCCGGTGCTGGTAACAATTGGGCCAAAGGGCATTACACGGAGGGTGCTGAGCTCATTGACTCGGTGCTTGATGTGGTCAGGAAGGAGGCAGAGAACTGCGACTGCTTGCAGGGTATGACCTTCCTCGTTCAAAATAGGCTTTAG